The Balneola sp. genomic sequence TTGATGAATACCGGAAGAATGAGCGAACGCATTAGCTCCTACAATGGCTTTGTTTGGCTGAACAGGCATCCTCATTTTTGTAGATACCAATTCACTAATTGATTTGAGACACCGTGCATTAATGCCTGTATCATAATTTAGATCTTTGTGTTGACGCATAATCATCACTACTTCTTCCAGCGAAGCATTACCAGCACGCTCTCCGATACCATTTATAGTACATTCGATTTGCCCAGCACCATTTGCTACTCCAGCGATTGAGTTTGCTGTCGCCAATCCTAAATCATTATGACAATGGGTAGAAATAGTGACGTTATCAATTCCCTTCACATTCTCTTTGAGGTACTTGATCTTGGCTCCATATTGCCAGGGTAGGCAATAGCCGGTAGTATCCGGAATATTTACTACGGTAGCACCCGCAGCAACCACTTCTTCGATTACTTTTGCTAGAAACTCGTTGTCAGTTCGTCCCGCATCCTCAGCATAAAACTCAACGTCTTCCACAAAGCGCTTTGCATACCTGACTGCAGCAACTCCGCGTTCAATTACATTCTCGCGAGTGGTTCTCAGCTTGTCAAATACATGACTATCTGAAGTTCCGATTCCAGTATGAATTCTAGGCTTGGCAGCATCTTTGATTGCTTCTGCTGCTACTTCAATATCCTTTTCTACCGCTCGGGATAGTGCACATACCGTTGATTCTTTAATTATTGCAGCAATCTTTTGAACAGAATGGAAATCGCCAGGGCTTGAGATTGGGAAACCTACTTCCATCACATCTACCCCGAGGCTTTCCAGTGCTCTTGCTACTTCAATTTTCTCATCGGTATTTAACTGGCAGCCAGGGACCTGCTCGCCGTCCCTTAGCGTGGTATCAAAAATCTGAATTCGGTCGTTTGGCATTGTGCTATTGATTTCTAACTTATCAACGTCATT encodes the following:
- a CDS encoding 2-isopropylmalate synthase; protein product: MPNDRIQIFDTTLRDGEQVPGCQLNTDEKIEVARALESLGVDVMEVGFPISSPGDFHSVQKIAAIIKESTVCALSRAVEKDIEVAAEAIKDAAKPRIHTGIGTSDSHVFDKLRTTRENVIERGVAAVRYAKRFVEDVEFYAEDAGRTDNEFLAKVIEEVVAAGATVVNIPDTTGYCLPWQYGAKIKYLKENVKGIDNVTISTHCHNDLGLATANSIAGVANGAGQIECTINGIGERAGNASLEEVVMIMRQHKDLNYDTGINARCLKSISELVSTKMRMPVQPNKAIVGANAFAHSSGIHQDGVIKSRETYEIIDPLEVGVDESSIVLTARSGRAALNFRAKKLGFDVTREEMEGYYQEFLLVADEKKVVQDHDLIVLFSRTASKTA